The DNA region ATGATGGTCAAATCGCCCATCTGGGCGAGCATGGCTTCCTGTGCCAGGTTCATGCCGAGACCGAGCGAGATCATGACGACGATCGCGCAGGTGCCGACGATGACTCCCACAATGGTGAGGAGTGTGCGCATCTTGCGGCGGAACAGATTTCCAAGGCACATGGAAATCATATCAGATATCCTCATCATCGTCCTCCAGCAGTTTCTGCTCACGGCGGTTGCGAATGACTTTGGCTATGAATGCCAGCACAATGATCAGAACCACGCCGCCAACCATATACGCCCAGATCGGAATCTGTGCATACCAGGCCGGACTTTCCTCCGGCGGCATATCTTCAGGATTTATCATTTCCTGATCCATTGGCGGCATCTCGATCATAATGCCGTTGGTGGTGAACGGGGAACGCAGTTCGCCGACATTCATATTGGCGTCTTCATATGTAATAATCACTTCCCCGGAAATCGGGCCGGCCTCAAGGGCGCCGATCAGAAAATCGGCGCTCTCCTCCTTGCCGCCTTCGATATTGCCGATAAACTGGCGCTGGCCCGGCTGGGAGATATTTCCCGTGATTTCAGCGGTCACATTATAAACGGTGGTCTTACCCTTGTTGATGAAAGTGGCTTCGATGCCGGAATCCTCCCCGACATAGACTTCGTTCGGGACTTCAACCGGTTCGAGAGAAAAACGGTCAAGCTGGGAAACCGGGATACTGATCTCCTCCTCGGAGGTAAACTGTTTGCGTGCCTCCTCGATGACTGACTCAAACGCGAAGCTCAGTTTGATCGGGTGGGAGATCGGTTCGGCGTTTGGTTTGACCGACAGATGCAGCGTCCGCTGCACCGAGGAATTCTTCGAGAGCTTGTCGATGTAAAAGGTATTGGAGGAACCGTTCATCGTGAAGGCCTCCGGGACCGTGACTTTCAGGACGATATTGTCAACCGGAAGCTTCTGGCTGGTGTTGGTGAAGGTGATCTTCAAATCAAAGTTGCTGGCCGCGGTCACACTGCCGCTGCCGTAATCAAATTCAGAAACGATGATATTCGGCGTGGGCGGCGCGATGTCCGGCTTGCTGGAGCTGTCGTCATCATCGTCGTCGTCATCGTCGTCCTTGTCGCGTTCATAGATTTCACAGCCGTCGATAATCTCATTGAAATGACGGGTCGCGTAATAACTGTCGTGATAATCCACATCCAAAATCATCCGGTTGGTGTCGCCCGTATAATAGGGCCCCTTAAATTCGATCGTATAGGAAACAACGTCGCTTCCCTTGACCTCGATAATTTCACTGGAGGTAAAATTTCGTATGAAGTCCGAATTGATGTTGAAGGTGACGTTGTCTTTGATCGCTTGGAATTCTGATTTGGACAGATTGGTGTCCCGAATGGTCACCCGGAAGGAATTATAGCTTCCTTTTGTCACTTTGGAAATGGGGCGACCGCTGGAATTATAAAACGTCGCGGAAGAGATGGAGTAGTTGCCTTCGGTGCTGTTTGTGAGAATGTTGTCGAAGGTGAAGTCGACCGATTCCGTTTTGGATGGGTTTCCATCAATGTGATAGGTGAGCTTGAAGCTCATTTTCCCGGTCTTCTTTTCGGTGTAATTGACATTGGTGATTGTGAGCGTATAGGTAATATCCTCACCCGTGTTGACCTCGGAAATGACTTTGTCGCTGTCGCCTGACAGCTGGAAGTTGTCGGTGGTAAATTCCACGGTCACTTCCCCCGTGGGATCCGGCACCGCTGTACCGGCGGCCTGCCGCAGCTTTATAACCAGAGAATCAATTTTACCGTTGCTTAACGCCACTTTCGTAATATCTTGGCCGTCCGCTTCGACGCTGTCGACGCGCGGCAGATCCGCTGCCTGTACCGGAATGCCGAGAAGTACTGCCGCAAACGAAATACCGGCGGAAAAAAGCAGAAAAAGGAAGGCAAGCGCCAGGGATAAGATACGGCTGGAAGAACGGGTCATGGGTTCATTTCTCCTTTGCTATCGGCATCATGTTCGGCATCGGCCGTGTTTGGTTCAGATTCACCGGGTTCATTGCTGTCCGGTTCGGACAGCACGTCAGGCTCCGGCAGTTCAAAGGGAGCCCCATCGGGCAGCTCGTCAAGCTCCGGCGGTTCCGGAACAGCTTTTTTCTCCTTCTTTGGTTCGGGAGTGCCGTCATAAACCGGTTCATGCACCTGATCGCTGGTGATTGCACCGTCTATGAGGGTGACCACCCGGTCAGCGTAATCCGCAATCTCCGGGTCGTGGGTGACAATGATGAGCGTCTGACGGTATTTGCGTGCAAAGCGTACCATCATCTTCATAATGTCGATGGTTGTGTGGGTATCGAGATTTCCAGTTGGCTCGTCCGCGAAGACGACCTTCGGCTTGGAAACAAAAGCGCGTGCAATGCCGACACGCTGCTGCTGTCCGCCGGACATTTGGGTCGGTTTGTGGCGGGCGCGTTTTTTCAGCCCGACCGCCGCCAGCATCTTGAGCGCGGCCTTATTGCGGTTGCGTTTGCTGATTCCCTTG from Anaerotruncus rubiinfantis includes:
- a CDS encoding ATP-binding cassette domain-containing protein yields the protein MEEHAVAVLPPENTGLPQTAPVLSAEASLCAPQKKPRVMISVRHLRKVYRIGDEKVVALADINLEILQGQVVCIVGTSGSGKSTLLNQLAGLEKPTRGSVYIGKVNISKLTENQLARFRQEYLGFVFQSYNLLPTMTAMENVALPMIFKGISKRNRNKAALKMLAAVGLKKRARHKPTQMSGGQQQRVGIARAFVSKPKVVFADEPTGNLDTHTTIDIMKMMVRFARKYRQTLIIVTHDPEIADYADRVVTLIDGAITSDQVHEPVYDGTPEPKKEKKAVPEPPELDELPDGAPFELPEPDVLSEPDSNEPGESEPNTADAEHDADSKGEMNP